Below is a window of Bacteroidales bacterium DNA.
AATATTAGATCTTAAACTACCCGAAATGGATGGTCTTACCTTTTTGCAAAAGGTTAAAGAGTTATATCCAGATGTAGAGGTAATTATGATTACAGGTCATGGCGATATGGATGCTGTAATTCAAGCAATGCGGTACGGTGCGGTTGAATTTTTTCCCAAACCATTTCGTTTAATAGATATGAAGGCTGCCATTCAGCGTACTAAGCGGTATATAAGCCTTAGCAATAAATATAAGGAAGTTGAACACTCTTATGCCCTTGTTTCCAAGGAACTTCGCGATAATGTTGGTTATGAGATAATGGGGAATAGCAAGGCCATAAAGCAGGTAGTTGATTTGATGACAAAGGTTTCTAAGGCCGATTCAACCTCAGTTCTAATAACGGGCGAAAGTGGAACAGGTAAGGAACTTGTTGCTCGTGGGATTCACTACCTAAGTTCCCGTAAAAATGCTTATTTCCATGCAATTAATTGCTCTGCAGTTCCTGAAGCCCTTTTCGAAAGCGAATTTTTTGGTCACAAAAAGGGCGCATTTACTGGAGCTAATGAGGAGAAAATAGGGTGGTTTGAAATAGCTAATGGAGGAACCCTATTTCTTGATGAGATTGCAGAAATGGAGAGTTTTATGCAGAGTAAACTGCTTAGAGTTCTAGAGGATAAAAAGATTCGGAGAGTAGGAGCGAATAATGATATTTTTGTTGATGTTAGAATTATTGCAGCAACTAATCAGGATATACAGAAATTGTTTGATGAAAATAAGTTCAGATCAGATCTCTACTATAGGTTAAACTCATTCGAGATACACATTCCCCCTTTACGAGATAGGAGAGAGGACATCCCAATGCTTCTTGATTACTTCTTAAAACTTATTTCACAAAAACTCAATAAGAAAATTCCTACAGTCGATGCTTCTGTTGTTAAGGCTTTATCAGCCTATCATTTCCCAGGAAATGTGAGGGAACTTAGGAATATGGTGGAGCGAGCTTTGATACTTTGCGATGGCAATAAGCTAACGCTAAAATTCTTTGCAGGTTTGCCATTAATAGATGAAGATGTAACACTAGATAATGAAATTGAAGAACTCTTTGACCTAGATGAAGCTGAAAAACGATTAATAGTCAAAGCCCTCCAAAAAACCGATTATAAAAAATCCGAAACAGCACAGCTTCTAAATATAACTAGACAATCACTCGATAGAAGGTTGGAGAAATATGGAATTGATCTTTAGTAATTAGCCGTGGTTGCTTGTTTTTGTTGTTATGATTATTATTCACTAATTATTAATTTCAGATTTTTGAGTTATGAAATTTTCTTTCTCTCTTCCATCTTCGGACTCCTGTCTTCCGACTTCGGACTTCCATCTTCGGACTTCTCTCTTCGGACTTCTGTCTTCTGTCTTCCGACTTCTCTCTTTACCCTTTCATCTTTTCCCTATAAATCTCAAAATTCTCATCATCAAAACAAACAAATACTACTTTCTTAGGAAGTTTGTTTTTATCGAGGTAGCCTTTTACAGCATTAACGGCTATCTCGGCAGCTGATTTTTTTGGAAAACCATAGACCCCAGTGCTGATATTCGGAAAAGCAATAGTTTCAATATTATTACTCGTTGCTAGTTTTAAACTATTTAGGTAAGCATTTCTTAAATAATCAATCTCATCTTTATGACCACCTCTCCAAATTGGACCAACGGTATGGATTACAAACTTTGATGATAACTTATAACCTTTGGTTATTCTGGCCTCACCCGTGGGGCATCCTCCAATTTT
It encodes the following:
- a CDS encoding sigma-54-dependent Fis family transcriptional regulator produces the protein MENLNILVLDDERVFRDEIKEFLETDKFVVHLAGKPSEAFEILKQSEIDIIILDLKLPEMDGLTFLQKVKELYPDVEVIMITGHGDMDAVIQAMRYGAVEFFPKPFRLIDMKAAIQRTKRYISLSNKYKEVEHSYALVSKELRDNVGYEIMGNSKAIKQVVDLMTKVSKADSTSVLITGESGTGKELVARGIHYLSSRKNAYFHAINCSAVPEALFESEFFGHKKGAFTGANEEKIGWFEIANGGTLFLDEIAEMESFMQSKLLRVLEDKKIRRVGANNDIFVDVRIIAATNQDIQKLFDENKFRSDLYYRLNSFEIHIPPLRDRREDIPMLLDYFLKLISQKLNKKIPTVDASVVKALSAYHFPGNVRELRNMVERALILCDGNKLTLKFFAGLPLIDEDVTLDNEIEELFDLDEAEKRLIVKALQKTDYKKSETAQLLNITRQSLDRRLEKYGIDL
- a CDS encoding O-acetyl-ADP-ribose deacetylase, producing the protein MGTIEVIQGDITKLNVDAIVNAANESLLGGGGVDGAIHRAAGDELLEECRKIGGCPTGEARITKGYKLSSKFVIHTVGPIWRGGHKDEIDYLRNAYLNSLKLATSNNIETIAFPNISTGVYGFPKKSAAEIAVNAVKGYLDKNKLPKKVVFVCFDDENFEIYREKMKG